A single window of Arcobacter venerupis DNA harbors:
- the miaA gene encoding tRNA (adenosine(37)-N6)-dimethylallyltransferase MiaA, translating into MKEIAIIGSTASGKTALSLEIANKTNSIILSLDSLCVYKEIEIASAKPSLEERGNIIHFGIDEVFPNEEFDVVKFIELYKKAKDYAIKNEKNLIIVGGTGFYLKALIDGLSKGVDSKIKLDIPQQDAYDLLYEIDKEYMQKIEKNDRYRIEKAYAIYKETGLSPTSYFEKNPKIAVAKDLKIFEILWDKEELKNRIALRTKIMVNSGLIDEVIFLEKKYTREPNCMASIGIIETLEYLDGKLSKQELEEKLSANTAKLAKRQNTFNKSQFLDKTSNIIENLNSDIIKYFSL; encoded by the coding sequence ATGAAAGAAATCGCAATAATTGGTTCAACTGCTTCAGGTAAAACTGCCCTATCTTTAGAAATCGCAAATAAAACTAACTCTATAATCTTATCTCTTGATTCTCTTTGTGTTTATAAAGAGATAGAAATAGCTTCTGCAAAACCAAGCCTAGAAGAGAGAGGAAATATAATTCATTTTGGAATAGACGAAGTTTTTCCAAATGAAGAGTTTGATGTTGTTAAATTTATTGAGCTTTATAAAAAAGCTAAAGATTATGCAATCAAAAATGAGAAAAATTTAATCATCGTTGGTGGAACTGGATTTTATTTAAAAGCTTTGATTGATGGATTGTCAAAAGGCGTTGATTCAAAAATCAAACTTGATATTCCTCAACAAGATGCTTATGATTTACTGTATGAAATAGATAAAGAATATATGCAAAAAATTGAAAAAAATGATAGATACAGAATCGAAAAAGCTTATGCTATTTACAAAGAAACTGGTCTTAGCCCTACTTCTTATTTTGAAAAAAATCCTAAAATTGCTGTTGCAAAAGATTTAAAAATTTTTGAAATTCTTTGGGACAAAGAGGAATTAAAAAATAGAATTGCTTTACGAACAAAAATCATGGTAAATTCAGGACTTATTGATGAAGTTATATTTTTAGAAAAAAAATACACAAGAGAGCCAAATTGTATGGCTTCTATTGGAATTATTGAGACTTTAGAGTATTTAGATGGGAAACTTTCAAAACAAGAATTAGAAGAGAAATTATCTGCGAATACGGCAAAACTTGCAAAAAGACAAAATACTTTTAATAAGTCACAATTTTTAGATAAAACATCCAATATAATAGAAAACTTAAATTCAGATATTATTAAGTATTTTTCGTTATAA
- the mqnP gene encoding menaquinone biosynthesis prenyltransferase MqnP, translated as MNKLIKKLNDFNELVMFKHSIFSLPFIFIAMVVAANGWFGFKLFVLGILAALTARNFAMGFNRFMDRDIDALNPRTINRPNVDGRISASSMFIFVLLNALGFILVAYFVNDLALYLSIPILIVIGSYSYFKRFSYLAHVILGISLGLAPIAGVVAVSETIPFWAVLLSIGVMFWVAGFDLLYSLQDIEVDKKLGLHSIPSKFGVEKTMKISKIFHALTVIFWLLFVIVSGSSYFAYLAVILSAMMLSYEHYLVNKDFKKIDKAFFTVNGYLGIMFFILIVLDNIFF; from the coding sequence ATGAATAAGCTTATAAAAAAACTAAACGATTTTAACGAACTTGTTATGTTCAAACACTCTATTTTTTCCCTACCTTTTATTTTTATTGCGATGGTAGTTGCAGCAAATGGTTGGTTTGGATTTAAACTTTTTGTTTTGGGAATTCTCGCAGCTCTAACTGCAAGAAACTTTGCTATGGGATTTAATAGATTTATGGATAGAGATATAGATGCTTTGAATCCGCGAACTATAAATAGACCAAATGTTGATGGAAGAATAAGTGCTTCTTCTATGTTTATCTTTGTACTTTTAAATGCTTTGGGATTTATTTTAGTTGCATATTTCGTAAATGATTTAGCTTTATATTTATCAATTCCAATTTTAATAGTGATTGGTTCATACTCATATTTCAAAAGATTTTCTTATTTAGCCCATGTTATTTTAGGTATCTCTTTAGGACTTGCCCCAATTGCTGGTGTTGTAGCTGTTAGTGAAACTATTCCTTTTTGGGCAGTTTTATTAAGTATTGGAGTTATGTTTTGGGTTGCGGGCTTTGATTTACTTTACTCTTTACAAGATATTGAAGTTGATAAAAAATTAGGACTTCACTCAATTCCCTCAAAATTTGGTGTTGAAAAAACAATGAAAATTTCAAAGATTTTTCATGCTTTAACTGTAATTTTTTGGCTTTTATTTGTAATAGTTTCAGGAAGTTCATATTTTGCTTATCTTGCAGTTATCCTTAGTGCGATGATGTTATCTTATGAACATTATTTAGTAAATAAGGATTTCAAAAAAATAGATAAAGCCTTTTTTACAGTGAATGGTTACTTAGGAATTATGTTTTTTATTTTGATTGTATTAGATAATATTTTCTTTTAA
- the rpmE gene encoding 50S ribosomal protein L31, which yields MKKDIHPDYKVCTISCACGNTFETKSNVESLRIDICSSCHPFFTGEQKLVDAAGRVEKFKAKYNMAK from the coding sequence ATGAAAAAAGATATTCATCCAGATTATAAAGTTTGTACAATTTCTTGTGCTTGTGGTAACACATTTGAAACAAAATCAAATGTTGAGTCTTTAAGAATCGACATTTGTTCATCTTGTCACCCATTCTTTACAGGTGAGCAAAAACTTGTTGATGCTGCTGGTAGAGTTGAGAAATTCAAAGCTAAATATAACATGGCTAAATAG